The Helianthus annuus cultivar XRQ/B chromosome 16, HanXRQr2.0-SUNRISE, whole genome shotgun sequence genome includes a window with the following:
- the LOC110915344 gene encoding serine carboxypeptidase-like 31: MAFKLKVMSLLNITLALWLSEITVVVVGSRYGPWSSTEKNSNIQNYDHLVTSLPGQPNVDFQHYAGYVTVNEISGRALFYWFYEAWSLPDEKPLVLWLNGGPGCSSVGYGATQEIGPFIVGTDGNDLQLNPYSWNREANMLFLESPVGVGFSYSNTTSDYENLGDDSTANDTYAFLHNWFMKFPSYRTRTFYIAGESYAGKYVPELAGLIYDRNKDPSLFINLKGILLGNPETSDAEDWKGLVDYAWSHAVVSDETHKTIRESCDFNSNDTWSNNDCSEAVDEVLKQYKEIDIYSLYTSVCIANSAYSDEKALQVMFKKTTSKMMPRILGGYDPCLDDYAKGYYNKPAVQKALHVSDGLQLKNWTICNMDIFYGWNWSQSKDSVLPIYKKLIDAKLRIWVYSGDTDGRVPVLSTRYSLSSLGLPITRAWRPWYNQKQVGGWLQEYEGLTFATFRGAGHAVPIFKPSASLAFFTSFLQGESPPSHR, encoded by the exons ATGGCTTTCAAACTAAAAGTGATGTCACTTTTGAATATAACTCTTGCTTTATGGTTATCTGAGATCACTGTTGTTGTAGTTGGTTCTAGGTATGGACCATGGTCCAGTACTGAAAAGAACTCAAACATTCAGAACTATGATCATCTTGTTACCAGCTTGCCCGGTCAGCCTAATGTTGATTTCCAGCATTATGCTGGATATGTGACTGTAAATGAAATAAGTGGAAGAGCACTGTTTTATTGGTTCTATGAAGCCTGGAGCCTCCCAGATGAGAAACCATTGGTGCTATGGCTAAATGGAG GTCCGGGGTGTTCTTCAGTGGGATATGGAGCTACACAAGAGATTGGGCCATTCATTGTGGGCACAGATGGAAATGATCTTCAGTTGAATCCTTACTCGTGGAATAGAG AAGCCAATATGTTGTTCCTGGAATCTCCTGTTGGAGTTGGCTTTTCCTACTCCAACACAACTAGTGATTATGAAAACCTAGGAGACGACTCCACTG CAAATGACACTTATGCTTTCCTGCATAACTGGTTCATGAAGTTTCCGTCGTATCGAACAAGAACATTTTATATTGCTGGAGAGAGCTATGCAG GAAAATACGTGCCAGAACTCGCTGGTCTTATATACGACCGAAATAAGGATCCATCCCTGTTTATCAATCTGAAAGGAATACTG TTGGGTAATCCTGAAACAAGTGATGCTGAGGATTGGAAGGGTCTTGTTGACTATGCTTGGAGCCATGCTGTTGTATCAGATGAAACTCACAAAACCATTAGAGAATCATGTGATTTCAATAGTAATGATACTTGGAGCAACAATGACTGCAGCGAAGCAGTGGATGAAGTTCTCAAACAATATAAGGAGATTGATATCTACAGCCTCTACACTTCTGTTTGTATTGCCAACTCTGCATATTCAGATGAAAAAGCACTACAAGTCATGTTCAAGAAGACCACATCTAAGATG ATGCCTCGCATACTTGGTGGGTATGATCCTTGCCTTGATGATTATGCAAAAGGTTACTACAATAAACCCGCGGTTCAGAAAGCTCTTCATGTTAGTGATGGTCTTCAACTCAAGAACTGGACAATTTGCAA TATGGACATATTCTATGGGTGGAACTGGTCACAATCAAAGGATTCAGTTCTTCCCATTTACAAGAAACTGATTGATGCAAAACTTAGGATATGGGTATATAG TGGAGATACTGATGGAAGAGTACCTGTGTTGTCCACAAGATACAGTTTAAGCTCTCTGGGCCTGCCTATAACAAGGGCATGGAGGCCATGGTACAACCAAAAGCAG GTTGGCGGTTGGCTTCAAGAATACGAAGGGCTAACTTTCGCGACATTTAGAGGAGCGGGTCACGCAGTGCCTATTTTCAAACCAAGTGCATCACTTGCATTCTTCACTTCATTTCTTCAGGGGGAATCTCCACCGTCTCATCGATAA